A single window of Nocardia higoensis DNA harbors:
- a CDS encoding cytochrome P450, whose product MTLVKPQRVSGGEHEHGHLEEFRTDPIALMRRVRAECGDVGAFELAGKQVILLSGAEANEFFFRAGDEDMDQAAAYPFMKPIFGDGVVFDASPERRKEMLHNSALRAEQMRGHASTISAEVERMLATWGDEGEIDLLEFFAELTIYTSSSCLIGVKFRNELDDRFAKLYHELERGTDALAYVDPYAPIESFRKRDEARAALVELVQQIMDQRAAAPPTDKAERDLLDVLVSVPGDDGGPRFSASEITGIFISMMFAGHHTTSGTAAWTVIELLRHPDLLSRVTAELDEIYTDGQDVSFHALRQIPLLEATLKETLRLHPPLIILMRVAQGDFEVCGHHITKGDHVAATPAISNRLPEDFPDPDAFDPGRYIDPNQADLVNRWTWIPFGAGRHRCVGAAFALMQLKAIFSILLRDWEFEMTQPSESYRNDHSKMVVQLAQPCRVRYRRRTGRA is encoded by the coding sequence ATGACTCTGGTGAAACCACAGCGGGTCTCCGGCGGGGAGCACGAACACGGGCACCTCGAGGAGTTCCGCACCGACCCGATCGCCCTGATGCGGCGCGTACGAGCCGAATGCGGCGACGTCGGCGCGTTCGAGCTGGCGGGCAAGCAGGTCATCCTGCTCAGCGGCGCCGAGGCCAACGAGTTCTTCTTCCGCGCGGGCGACGAGGACATGGATCAGGCCGCGGCTTACCCGTTCATGAAGCCGATCTTCGGCGACGGCGTGGTGTTCGACGCCAGCCCGGAACGCCGCAAGGAGATGCTGCACAATTCGGCCCTGCGCGCGGAGCAGATGCGCGGGCACGCGAGCACTATCTCCGCCGAGGTCGAACGCATGCTGGCGACCTGGGGCGACGAGGGTGAGATCGACCTGCTCGAGTTCTTCGCCGAACTCACCATCTACACGTCCTCGTCGTGCCTGATCGGCGTGAAGTTCCGCAACGAGCTCGACGACCGGTTCGCCAAGCTCTATCACGAACTCGAGCGCGGCACCGACGCGTTGGCCTATGTCGATCCCTACGCTCCGATCGAGAGCTTCCGCAAGCGCGACGAAGCGCGCGCCGCCCTGGTGGAGTTGGTGCAGCAGATCATGGACCAGCGCGCCGCCGCCCCACCCACCGACAAAGCCGAGCGCGACCTGCTCGACGTGCTGGTCTCGGTGCCCGGCGACGACGGCGGGCCGCGATTCTCGGCAAGCGAGATCACCGGCATCTTCATCTCGATGATGTTCGCCGGCCACCACACCACCTCGGGCACCGCGGCATGGACCGTCATCGAACTGCTGCGCCACCCCGATCTGCTGAGCAGGGTGACCGCCGAACTCGACGAGATCTACACCGACGGCCAGGACGTGAGCTTCCACGCGTTGCGCCAGATCCCGCTGTTGGAGGCGACGCTCAAGGAGACCCTGCGGCTGCATCCGCCGCTGATCATCCTGATGCGGGTGGCGCAGGGCGATTTCGAGGTGTGCGGGCACCACATCACCAAGGGCGATCACGTGGCCGCGACACCGGCGATCTCCAACCGGCTGCCCGAGGACTTCCCCGATCCGGACGCCTTCGATCCGGGCCGATACATCGACCCCAACCAGGCCGATCTGGTCAACCGCTGGACCTGGATCCCCTTCGGCGCGGGCAGGCACCGCTGCGTCGGCGCGGCGTTCGCCCTCATGCAGCTCAAGGCGATCTTCTCCATCCTGTTGCGGGACTGGGAGTTCGAGATGACGCAGCCGTCGGAGAGCTACCGCAACGACCACTCCAAGATGGTCGTGCAATTGGCGCAGCCGTGCCGGGTCCGCTACCGGCGTCGCACCGGGAGGGCCTGA
- a CDS encoding NAD(P)/FAD-dependent oxidoreductase, with protein MTEAVRMDGSPAAQGEETEVIIVGARCAGSAAAVAFARAGRSVVVLDAAKFPSDTLSTHLLWPATVAELRRAGALARVRAIGAPELRSAFAAGSGVDVTSDFTPAEGIDYALCVRRTGLDAALVETARAAGAQVREGSRVAELLWDGRRCVGVRYTDAAGTHELRAALVVGADGRRSTVARLTGATTPWLAVPSGRDCFFAYWRDAADSWRHIAAQWREGTDLGTAFPCEEGLVLSLVQPAVAEGKLRPGVAERSYTQALQRLPGLTERLSGCERVGRVRSATGIESYFRHAAGPGWALAGDAGHFKDPVTAQGIRDALRYGRLLGEMAAPVLDDRAELDALLRDWERRRVADCLEIFQWTNRLARGTAMNSLEIELYRKAATDRGLASQVTEIFSRTKRPSDILGPTRSVELTARALRRSFPALTPVLADLAGEARDLVSDWWQARGVTAAGHLPPSSPRRDIRPLV; from the coding sequence GTGACCGAGGCGGTTCGGATGGACGGCTCACCCGCTGCGCAGGGCGAAGAAACCGAGGTCATCATCGTGGGAGCGCGTTGTGCCGGGTCCGCGGCCGCGGTCGCCTTCGCGCGCGCCGGACGCTCCGTGGTGGTCCTCGACGCCGCGAAATTTCCTTCCGACACGTTGTCCACCCACCTGCTGTGGCCTGCGACAGTCGCCGAACTGCGACGTGCGGGCGCGTTGGCCCGAGTGCGAGCGATCGGCGCGCCCGAATTGCGATCCGCCTTCGCGGCGGGATCCGGCGTGGACGTCACCTCGGACTTCACCCCGGCCGAGGGCATCGACTACGCACTCTGCGTGCGGCGCACCGGCTTGGATGCCGCGCTCGTGGAGACCGCCCGGGCGGCGGGCGCGCAGGTGCGCGAGGGGTCGCGCGTGGCGGAACTGCTCTGGGACGGGCGGCGCTGCGTCGGTGTCCGGTACACCGACGCAGCGGGGACACACGAGCTGCGAGCCGCCCTGGTGGTCGGCGCGGATGGCAGGCGCAGCACGGTCGCCCGGCTGACCGGGGCTACGACACCGTGGCTGGCTGTTCCCAGCGGGCGGGACTGCTTCTTCGCGTACTGGCGCGATGCCGCGGACTCGTGGCGGCACATCGCCGCGCAATGGCGCGAGGGCACCGATCTCGGCACCGCCTTCCCGTGTGAGGAGGGCTTGGTGCTCAGCCTGGTGCAGCCGGCCGTCGCCGAGGGGAAGCTGCGCCCCGGTGTCGCCGAGCGCAGCTATACCCAAGCGCTGCAACGACTTCCCGGACTGACCGAGCGGCTGTCCGGCTGTGAGCGGGTCGGCCGCGTGCGCTCGGCGACCGGCATCGAGTCCTATTTCCGGCACGCGGCGGGCCCCGGCTGGGCGCTGGCCGGGGACGCCGGCCATTTCAAGGATCCGGTCACCGCGCAGGGCATTCGCGACGCGCTGCGCTACGGGCGGCTGCTGGGCGAGATGGCGGCACCGGTCCTCGACGACCGCGCCGAACTCGATGCGCTGCTCCGGGATTGGGAGCGCAGGCGAGTGGCCGATTGTCTCGAGATATTCCAGTGGACCAATCGGCTCGCGCGCGGCACGGCGATGAATTCGCTCGAGATCGAGCTGTACCGCAAGGCCGCCACCGACCGCGGCCTCGCCTCGCAGGTCACCGAGATCTTCTCCCGCACCAAGCGCCCCTCCGACATCCTCGGACCGACCCGCAGCGTCGAACTCACCGCCCGCGCGCTGCGCCGTTCCTTTCCCGCCCTCACCCCGGTGCTCGCCGATCTCGCCGGTGAGGCGCGCGATCTGGTCTCCGATTGGTGGCAGGCCCGCGGCGTCACCGCCGCCGGGCACCTGCCGCCGTCCTCCCCCCGCCGTGACATTCGGCCACTCGTGTGA
- a CDS encoding cytochrome P450, whose product MSSPSLPVGFDFTDPALWADRRPVEEFALLRRTAPVWWNAQSDADSGGFHDGGYWVVSKLDDIKEISRNPEDFSSQRKGSIIRLPGDITPAQMNETGALLLNMDPPKHSKIRRIISKGFTPRAVESLRAALTERAARIVHRAKKEGSGDFVEQVACELPLQAIAELLGVPQEDRRKVFDWSNQMLNYDDPEFGDPAMASAEVLGYAWNMAEQRRACPADDIVTELIQADIDGEALASEEFGFFVILLSVAGNETTRNAITHGMKAFVDFPEQWERFKAERPRTAPDEIVRWATPVTVFQRAATRDVELGGQLIREGQRVGLFYGSANFDEDGFDEPFTFDIGRNPNPHVGFGGTGTHYCVGANLARLEIDLMFNAIADAMPNLRELSAPVRLRNGWIHGIKSWQVAYE is encoded by the coding sequence GTGAGCTCACCGTCGTTGCCTGTGGGGTTCGACTTCACCGACCCGGCGCTGTGGGCCGACCGCAGACCGGTGGAGGAGTTCGCCCTGCTGCGCCGCACCGCGCCGGTGTGGTGGAACGCCCAATCCGATGCGGACTCCGGCGGATTCCACGACGGCGGCTACTGGGTGGTGAGCAAACTCGACGACATCAAGGAGATCTCGCGGAATCCCGAGGACTTCTCCTCCCAGCGCAAGGGCTCGATCATCCGGCTGCCCGGCGATATCACCCCCGCGCAGATGAACGAGACCGGCGCGCTGCTGCTGAACATGGATCCGCCCAAGCACTCCAAGATCCGCCGCATCATCTCCAAGGGCTTCACCCCGCGCGCGGTCGAGAGCCTGCGCGCCGCGCTCACCGAACGCGCCGCGCGGATCGTGCACCGGGCGAAGAAGGAGGGCAGCGGCGATTTCGTCGAGCAGGTCGCCTGTGAGCTGCCGCTGCAAGCGATCGCGGAACTGCTCGGCGTGCCGCAGGAAGATCGGCGCAAGGTCTTCGACTGGTCGAACCAGATGCTCAACTACGACGACCCGGAATTCGGCGATCCGGCGATGGCCTCGGCCGAAGTCCTCGGCTACGCCTGGAACATGGCCGAGCAGCGCCGGGCCTGTCCCGCCGACGACATCGTCACCGAGCTGATCCAGGCCGACATCGACGGCGAAGCGCTGGCGTCGGAGGAATTCGGCTTCTTCGTCATCCTGCTGTCGGTGGCGGGCAACGAGACCACCCGCAACGCCATCACCCACGGCATGAAGGCGTTCGTGGATTTCCCCGAGCAGTGGGAACGATTCAAGGCCGAGCGCCCCCGTACCGCACCCGATGAAATCGTGCGCTGGGCGACGCCGGTGACGGTCTTCCAACGCGCCGCGACCCGCGACGTCGAACTCGGCGGACAGCTCATCCGCGAGGGGCAGCGGGTCGGATTGTTCTATGGCTCGGCCAATTTCGACGAGGACGGCTTCGACGAACCGTTCACCTTCGACATCGGCCGCAACCCGAATCCGCATGTCGGCTTCGGCGGCACCGGCACGCATTACTGCGTCGGCGCCAATCTCGCCCGGCTCGAGATCGACCTGATGTTCAACGCCATCGCCGACGCCATGCCGAATCTGCGCGAGCTGTCCGCGCCGGTGCGGTTGCGCAACGGGTGGATCCACGGGATCAAGAGCTGGCAGGTCGCCTACGAATAG
- a CDS encoding DUF4334 domain-containing protein, which translates to MTTDRIDWRVLREVGEGVSPRDLDQLWSQLPTARAEDILGPWRGAAFQTGHPLCKALAASRWHGKHFLALDDAKPLICRDEQGNLFSNIELGQGEATLWNIEFRGEVTATMVYDGRAVFDHFKWLDENTLMGIMNGRRELVLSRDEHFYFLLERDPEAGAVR; encoded by the coding sequence GTGACGACCGATCGGATCGACTGGCGGGTGCTGCGCGAGGTGGGCGAGGGCGTCTCGCCCCGCGATCTGGACCAGCTCTGGTCCCAGCTGCCCACCGCGCGCGCCGAGGACATCCTCGGGCCGTGGCGCGGCGCCGCATTCCAGACCGGCCATCCGCTGTGCAAGGCGCTGGCCGCGAGCCGCTGGCACGGCAAGCATTTCCTGGCCCTCGACGACGCCAAGCCGCTCATCTGCCGTGACGAGCAGGGGAATCTGTTCTCGAACATCGAGCTGGGCCAAGGTGAGGCGACGCTGTGGAACATCGAGTTCCGCGGCGAGGTCACCGCGACCATGGTCTACGACGGCCGTGCGGTCTTCGACCACTTCAAGTGGCTCGACGAGAACACCCTCATGGGCATCATGAACGGCAGGCGCGAGCTGGTGCTCAGTCGCGACGAACACTTCTACTTCCTGCTGGAGCGGGATCCCGAGGCGGGCGCGGTCCGATGA
- a CDS encoding SAM-dependent methyltransferase: MSETNAPLIRTDIPHSARIWNYWMGGKDYYEIDRVAGDAGIEVDPDITTMAVQSRQFLIRAVSYLAGEVGIRQFLDIGTGLPTMQNTHEVAQSIAPETKVVYVDNDPLVLTHARALLTSTTPEGVTTYVDCDFHDADQIVSDARNVLNFNEPVAVMFMGVLGHAKTYDELRRIVDTVLAAVPSGSYLVMWDGTIDNPNYVALCKNYAETGGVPYTARTQDEIRAVFDGLEFVEPGFSSITEWRPDATQVGEIRPISAYGGVARKP, encoded by the coding sequence ATGTCCGAAACCAACGCACCCTTGATCCGGACCGATATCCCGCATTCCGCGCGTATCTGGAATTACTGGATGGGCGGCAAGGACTACTACGAAATCGATCGGGTAGCGGGCGACGCGGGCATCGAGGTCGATCCCGACATCACCACCATGGCGGTCCAGTCACGACAGTTCCTCATCCGCGCCGTGAGTTATCTGGCCGGCGAGGTGGGGATCCGTCAGTTCCTCGACATCGGCACCGGCCTGCCGACCATGCAGAACACCCACGAGGTCGCCCAGAGCATCGCTCCCGAGACCAAGGTGGTCTACGTCGACAACGATCCCCTGGTGCTGACCCACGCGCGCGCGCTGCTGACCAGCACCACCCCCGAGGGCGTGACCACCTACGTGGACTGCGACTTCCACGACGCCGACCAGATCGTGTCCGACGCGCGCAACGTGCTCAATTTCAACGAGCCGGTCGCCGTGATGTTCATGGGAGTGCTCGGCCACGCCAAAACCTACGACGAACTGCGCCGCATCGTGGACACCGTGCTCGCCGCAGTGCCCTCCGGCAGCTACCTCGTCATGTGGGACGGCACCATCGACAACCCCAACTATGTTGCGCTGTGCAAGAACTATGCCGAGACCGGTGGCGTTCCGTACACCGCCCGTACACAGGACGAGATTCGCGCCGTCTTCGACGGCCTCGAGTTCGTCGAGCCCGGATTCAGCTCCATCACCGAGTGGCGCCCGGATGCCACCCAGGTGGGCGAGATCCGGCCCATCTCGGCGTACGGCGGCGTCGCACGCAAGCCCTGA
- a CDS encoding TetR family transcriptional regulator yields MRAAGEATRERILAAAKAEFAEFGVAGARINRIAAAARASKDRLYAYFPGKDELYAAVIQRWAAQTTTETALSADDLPGYVGRLFDHFVANPDNARLQAWADLEPAVHEAVVEILRAEVAPKLAEVRRGQAAGTVTEEFHPIALLRILTDMARTSATHAVQAADEASRAAQREAVVLAARRLVEPHT; encoded by the coding sequence ATGCGGGCAGCAGGAGAGGCGACCAGAGAGCGAATACTCGCCGCGGCGAAAGCGGAGTTCGCCGAGTTCGGGGTGGCGGGCGCGCGCATCAACCGCATCGCCGCGGCGGCGCGGGCCAGCAAGGACCGTCTGTACGCCTACTTTCCCGGCAAGGACGAGTTGTACGCGGCGGTGATCCAGCGCTGGGCGGCACAGACGACCACGGAGACAGCGCTGTCGGCCGACGATCTGCCCGGCTATGTCGGGCGGCTGTTCGACCACTTCGTGGCCAACCCGGACAACGCCCGGCTACAGGCCTGGGCCGATCTGGAGCCGGCCGTGCACGAAGCCGTCGTCGAGATACTGCGAGCCGAGGTCGCGCCGAAGCTCGCCGAGGTCAGGCGCGGTCAGGCCGCGGGCACGGTGACCGAGGAGTTCCATCCGATCGCGCTGCTGCGCATTCTCACCGACATGGCCCGCACCTCGGCCACCCACGCCGTGCAGGCTGCCGACGAGGCGAGCCGGGCGGCTCAGCGCGAGGCCGTCGTGCTCGCGGCACGGCGATTGGTTGAACCGCACACCTGA
- a CDS encoding hydroxysqualene dehydroxylase: MDDKRPATGPTRRDVLRGALAAGIGLAATAPMADATGSRRTPWLRTGGGRTVAVFGGGVAGLSAAHELIERGYQVTVYEPSYLGGKARSMPVPGTGRDGRLDLPGEHGFRFFPGCYQNIPELMSRIPFPGNPNGVADNLIRVEGTVAGFRGKPPIFVPVELGAVDQLTPQRLQNSIIGGLSFIPELPPTELAFFGKQMMMWFTSCDERRFGQWEHMTWEQALRADGKSPAYRDYLVSALTRITVAAKPHMSSARTIGTIGEALVLAGTGLIPQYSGGIDRILNRPTNEAWIDPWVEYLRARGVRFVMGQGATHFEMRGGLVSAVRTAGSAGSNTVTADWYLCAAPVDRTVPLLNEALLDADPSLAGMRQLIVDWMVGIQYFLRTSTELPEGHVAALGTPWALTALRQAPMWVDDFASRYGDGTVRECLSVDISDWDTPGILYGKTAKQCTKTEIAAETWAQLKEWLNTGTGWLRDEDVHSWHLDPGITWNGGAIDNATPLLVNTVGSYAHRPHSYCAVPNLFFGGDHVRNHIDLATMEGANESGRTAANAIMDAADDPGPRAPVFPLVRLPIFEAAKAVDADRYRAGLPHVLDLV, encoded by the coding sequence ATGGATGACAAGCGACCCGCCACCGGACCCACCCGCCGCGACGTACTGCGTGGCGCGCTGGCCGCGGGCATCGGCCTGGCCGCCACCGCGCCGATGGCCGACGCGACCGGCTCCAGGCGCACGCCGTGGCTACGCACCGGCGGCGGCCGCACGGTCGCTGTGTTCGGCGGCGGCGTCGCCGGACTGTCGGCCGCGCACGAGCTGATCGAACGCGGCTACCAGGTGACCGTGTACGAACCGTCCTATCTGGGCGGCAAGGCGCGCAGTATGCCGGTCCCCGGCACCGGGCGCGACGGACGGCTCGATCTGCCAGGTGAGCACGGATTTCGCTTCTTTCCGGGGTGCTACCAGAACATCCCGGAGCTGATGAGCCGAATCCCGTTCCCCGGCAACCCGAACGGTGTGGCGGACAACTTGATCCGGGTCGAGGGCACGGTGGCGGGCTTCCGGGGCAAACCGCCGATCTTCGTGCCGGTCGAACTCGGCGCGGTCGACCAGCTCACGCCGCAGCGGTTGCAGAACAGCATCATCGGCGGATTGAGCTTCATCCCCGAACTGCCGCCGACGGAGCTGGCCTTCTTCGGCAAGCAGATGATGATGTGGTTCACCTCCTGCGACGAGCGCCGGTTCGGGCAGTGGGAGCACATGACCTGGGAACAGGCATTGCGCGCCGACGGCAAGTCCCCGGCCTATCGCGACTATCTGGTCTCCGCGCTGACCAGGATCACCGTCGCCGCCAAGCCGCACATGAGTTCGGCACGCACCATCGGCACCATCGGCGAGGCGCTCGTGCTCGCGGGCACAGGATTGATCCCGCAGTACTCCGGCGGCATCGACCGCATCCTCAACCGGCCGACCAACGAGGCGTGGATCGACCCATGGGTGGAGTATCTGCGCGCACGCGGCGTGCGATTCGTGATGGGTCAGGGCGCGACCCACTTCGAGATGCGCGGCGGGCTGGTCAGCGCGGTGCGCACGGCGGGCTCGGCCGGATCGAACACGGTGACCGCCGACTGGTACCTGTGCGCCGCACCGGTCGACCGTACCGTCCCGCTGCTGAACGAGGCCCTCCTCGACGCCGATCCGAGCCTGGCGGGAATGCGGCAGCTGATCGTGGACTGGATGGTCGGCATCCAGTACTTCCTGCGCACCTCGACCGAACTGCCCGAGGGCCACGTCGCCGCGCTCGGCACCCCCTGGGCGCTGACCGCGCTGAGGCAGGCGCCCATGTGGGTGGACGACTTCGCGAGCAGGTACGGCGACGGTACGGTGCGCGAATGCCTTTCGGTCGACATCTCCGACTGGGACACACCCGGCATCCTCTACGGCAAGACCGCCAAGCAGTGCACCAAGACCGAGATCGCGGCCGAGACCTGGGCCCAGCTGAAGGAATGGCTCAATACCGGTACCGGCTGGCTGCGCGACGAGGATGTGCACTCCTGGCATCTGGATCCCGGCATCACCTGGAACGGCGGCGCGATCGACAACGCCACCCCGCTGCTGGTCAATACGGTCGGCTCCTACGCCCACCGACCGCACTCGTACTGCGCCGTCCCCAACTTGTTCTTCGGCGGCGACCACGTGCGCAACCACATCGATCTGGCGACCATGGAGGGTGCCAACGAGTCCGGACGCACCGCGGCCAACGCGATCATGGACGCCGCGGACGATCCCGGTCCGCGGGCGCCGGTGTTCCCGCTGGTGCGGCTGCCGATCTTCGAGGCAGCCAAGGCGGTGGACGCCGATCGGTATCGGGCGGGGTTGCCACACGTGCTGGATCTGGTCTAG
- a CDS encoding NAD(P)-dependent alcohol dehydrogenase, with amino-acid sequence MTTVTTAALSRDPGEPFSLEQVTLDGPRADEILVRIVASGICHTDLVSRAAGSSQRPVLLGHEGAGIVEEVGAQVASVRPGDHVVLTFRHCGDCRNCAAGRPAYCLKANALNTFGARADRTSRVTVDGARVLDGFFGQSSLAGYALSTEDNTVVVDPSIDLALAAPLGCGFQTGAGAVLNVLAPEGDSWLALFGAGAVGMAALLAAATVDGLRTVVVETSPQRRDLAIELGAAEVIDPAGGGTAERIRELTGTGAAHAVDTTGIPAVLGDAVRALAVGGTVVALGLGSGTPPVDVRDMVMNGKSIRGCLEGDSVPSVFIPQLLELHRAGRFPLERLVSVYPGPEIDVALNDQRAGKIVKPVLRW; translated from the coding sequence ATGACCACCGTCACGACCGCCGCGCTGTCCCGCGATCCGGGGGAGCCGTTCAGCCTGGAACAGGTGACCCTGGACGGGCCCCGTGCCGACGAGATCCTGGTGCGCATCGTGGCGTCCGGCATCTGCCACACCGATCTGGTCAGCCGCGCCGCCGGTTCGTCCCAGCGGCCGGTACTGCTCGGGCACGAGGGGGCGGGCATCGTCGAGGAAGTCGGTGCCCAGGTCGCCTCGGTGCGTCCGGGGGACCACGTGGTGCTCACGTTCCGGCACTGCGGCGACTGCCGGAACTGTGCCGCGGGCCGTCCGGCCTACTGTCTGAAGGCCAACGCGCTGAACACTTTCGGAGCTCGCGCAGACCGAACGTCGCGTGTCACCGTCGACGGCGCGCGCGTGCTCGACGGCTTCTTCGGCCAATCCAGTCTCGCGGGCTACGCGCTGTCCACCGAGGACAACACCGTCGTCGTCGACCCGTCGATCGATCTCGCGCTCGCGGCGCCGTTGGGCTGCGGCTTCCAGACCGGTGCCGGTGCGGTGCTCAACGTTCTCGCCCCGGAGGGAGACTCCTGGCTGGCGTTGTTCGGCGCGGGCGCGGTCGGGATGGCGGCGCTGCTGGCGGCCGCCACGGTCGACGGGTTGCGTACGGTCGTGGTGGAGACCTCGCCGCAGCGCCGTGATCTCGCCATCGAGCTCGGCGCGGCCGAAGTGATCGATCCCGCCGGGGGCGGCACAGCGGAGCGTATTCGCGAACTCACCGGAACCGGGGCGGCGCACGCCGTGGACACCACCGGCATTCCGGCGGTGCTCGGCGACGCGGTTCGCGCCCTCGCGGTCGGTGGAACGGTCGTCGCGTTGGGGCTCGGCTCGGGCACGCCCCCGGTGGATGTGCGCGATATGGTGATGAACGGCAAGAGTATTCGTGGCTGCCTGGAGGGTGACTCCGTGCCGTCGGTGTTCATCCCGCAGCTGCTGGAGCTGCACCGTGCCGGTCGGTTCCCGCTGGAGCGGCTGGTGTCGGTCTATCCCGGCCCCGAGATCGATGTCGCGCTGAACGACCAGCGTGCGGGAAAGATCGTGAAGCCCGTGCTGCGCTGGTGA
- a CDS encoding MCE family protein produces MRRVWEALRLKAAGLVFVAAGVVVILLALAAFAGRFQDTAVVTVDAPRSGLVLDPDAEVRMRGVEIGRVAAVEPHSDRVRLTLELDPALMPMVPENALVDIRSTTVFGAKYINFVDPPQPSAASLSDGALIRADAVTVEFNTLFQRLSTILARIEPSKLNATLAALGQALRGRGATLGELLERADTYLREMNPTLPTLRADMAATAQVAGIYADTTPDLLRTVDNATVTSATLADHSADFDEVLMNVTGLAQTVGTVLSENEQNLADSLALLAPATALLHRYSPAVNCVVNAVVTVLPQGEAIFGGNQPGAAFNAHFMFGAEPYRYPEDLPKVNATGGPDCTGLVDPAPGSHSNYVVTDTNEGMPFVPSTSSRWIHDPRTVFEVFFGELLGR; encoded by the coding sequence CTGCGTAGAGTCTGGGAGGCGCTACGCCTGAAAGCGGCGGGTCTGGTGTTCGTGGCGGCGGGAGTCGTGGTGATCCTGCTGGCCTTGGCCGCCTTCGCCGGGCGTTTCCAGGACACCGCCGTGGTCACCGTGGACGCTCCGCGCAGCGGCCTGGTGCTCGACCCCGACGCCGAGGTCCGCATGCGCGGCGTGGAGATCGGCCGGGTGGCCGCCGTCGAGCCCCATTCCGACCGGGTGCGCCTGACCCTGGAACTCGATCCGGCACTGATGCCGATGGTGCCGGAGAACGCCTTGGTCGACATCCGCTCGACCACCGTGTTCGGCGCGAAGTACATCAATTTCGTCGATCCGCCGCAGCCGTCGGCGGCATCGCTGAGCGACGGCGCGCTGATCCGCGCCGACGCCGTGACCGTCGAGTTCAACACGCTCTTCCAGCGGCTGTCGACGATTCTCGCGCGAATCGAACCCTCGAAACTGAACGCGACGCTGGCCGCGCTCGGTCAGGCGCTGCGCGGCCGTGGCGCCACGCTCGGCGAATTGCTGGAACGCGCCGACACCTATCTGCGGGAGATGAATCCGACACTGCCCACCTTGCGCGCCGACATGGCCGCCACCGCCCAGGTCGCCGGGATCTATGCCGACACCACACCGGACCTGCTGCGCACGGTCGACAACGCCACTGTCACCTCGGCCACCCTCGCCGATCACAGCGCCGACTTCGACGAGGTGCTGATGAACGTCACCGGCCTGGCACAGACCGTGGGCACGGTGCTCTCCGAGAACGAACAGAACCTCGCCGACTCCCTCGCCCTGCTCGCCCCGGCCACCGCGCTGCTGCACCGGTACAGCCCGGCGGTGAACTGCGTGGTGAACGCCGTCGTCACAGTACTGCCGCAAGGCGAGGCGATCTTCGGCGGCAACCAACCCGGCGCGGCCTTCAACGCCCACTTCATGTTCGGTGCGGAGCCGTACCGGTACCCCGAGGACCTGCCGAAGGTGAACGCCACCGGCGGGCCGGACTGTACGGGCCTGGTCGACCCGGCGCCGGGCTCGCATTCGAACTACGTCGTCACCGACACCAACGAGGGCATGCCGTTCGTGCCGTCCACGTCGAGTCGGTGGATCCACGACCCGCGAACGGTCTTCGAGGTGTTCTTCGGCGAATTGCTCGGCCGGTGA
- a CDS encoding TetR/AcrR family transcriptional regulator produces the protein MASLTRVRKTARKADDDRRAEFEQRVLVAVEELLADGTPFTEIAVQRIAAASGAARSTFYRYFPDKSRLLVRMAELATADLFRAAEYWWQAEHADEQAGVVAAISAMIAGFREHRFLLLALAEVASYDRDVGHYWRSRVAAFVEIVRARLASERDAGRVDPGVDPAATAVVLTSMVERSIATAFARDSGPDDEAMAKALGRAIWLIVYGDAPDR, from the coding sequence ATGGCGTCACTGACCCGGGTCCGCAAGACCGCGCGCAAAGCGGACGACGATCGGCGCGCCGAATTCGAGCAGCGCGTCCTGGTGGCGGTCGAGGAGCTGCTCGCCGACGGAACGCCGTTCACCGAGATCGCGGTGCAACGGATCGCCGCGGCGTCCGGGGCGGCGCGCTCGACGTTCTACCGCTACTTCCCGGACAAGAGCAGGCTGCTGGTCCGCATGGCCGAACTGGCGACCGCGGATCTGTTCCGCGCCGCCGAGTACTGGTGGCAGGCCGAACATGCCGACGAACAGGCCGGGGTCGTCGCCGCGATCAGCGCCATGATCGCCGGCTTCCGTGAGCACCGCTTCCTGTTGCTGGCCTTGGCCGAGGTCGCCTCCTACGACCGCGACGTCGGCCACTACTGGCGCAGCCGGGTGGCGGCCTTCGTCGAGATCGTGCGCGCCCGGTTGGCATCCGAGCGGGACGCGGGCCGTGTCGACCCCGGCGTCGACCCGGCTGCGACCGCGGTGGTGCTGACCTCGATGGTGGAACGTTCCATCGCGACGGCCTTCGCGCGGGATTCCGGTCCTGACGACGAGGCGATGGCCAAAGCGCTCGGTCGCGCGATCTGGCTGATCGTCTACGGCGACGCGCCGGACCGCTGA